In one Magallana gigas chromosome 9, xbMagGiga1.1, whole genome shotgun sequence genomic region, the following are encoded:
- the LOC117688994 gene encoding uncharacterized protein: MHVLCQRNEQTHLDFDDLQTLTDSDCLSLLGLSMDNFQTLCDCLKDHVKQTPSRSLRKSTAIFLCKLKSGLSNQILSTLFRTSKSRLRRAISAVRNAMMTCFVPYNLGFEHITREDVINDHTRHLAQTLFGDIDKSQAILVLDGTYIYTAKSNNFRYQRRSYSIHKGRSLIKPMVIVTTTGYFVSIQGPYLADHKNNDASILEHIMKTNAEDIKNWLSEDDIFIVDRGFRDALPLLEDLGIQAEMPRFLEKGQKQMSTSDANKSRLVTKIRWVVESSNARIKRWRYLDRTLPTNQIPFVGDYVRIVCALSNKFFPPLSKSYSIEEDEADAAKMLYPSKQVNNLQRLVEDNGLNRRPTQWQPVPECGIENFPTLDEEQLRNLTCGTYQLKLSRSYIQEHIDGDCDIWFHKDNDRLLRVKIQSRHTSSKQYLVCIEFSDCSVDAWYCTCRAGARVVGMCSHIAAIIWYLSKRRHEGGKYGVRDWGEHVLDAADIPPPVDESDSDASSCDSVPEE; encoded by the exons ATGCACGTTCTATGCCAAAGAAATGAACAAACCCATCTTGACTTTGATGATCTGCAAACTCTTACAGATTCTGATTGTCTATCTCTGCTTGGACTTAGTATGGACAATTTCCAAACTCTTTGTGACTGTTTGAAAGATCATGTTAAACAGACACCATCTAGAAGTTTACGAAAATCTACAGCCATATTTCTATGCAAGTTGAAATCTGgattatcaaatcaaatactGTCAACTTTATTTCGTACTTCAAAATCCAGGTTAAGAAGAGCAATCAGTGCTGTTAGAAATGCGATGATGACTTGTTTTGTCCCATATAATCTTGGATTTGAACACATCACAAGAGAAGATGTAATCAACGACCACACTCGCCATCTAGCCCAAACATTGTTCGGCGACATAGACAAGAGTCAGGCCATACTGGTTTTAGATGGAACCTATATATACACCGCCAAGAGCAACAACTTCAGATATCAACGCCGCTCTTACAGCATCCACAAAGGAAGGTCGCTCATCAAGCCCATGGTAATCGTGACAACCACAGGCTATTTTGTCTCAATTCAAGGACCATACCTAGCAGACCATAAAAACAACGATGCATCAATCCTTGAACATATCATGAAAACAAATGCAGAGGACATCAAGAATTGGCTAAGTGAAGACGACATTTTCATCGTTGACAGAGGATTTAGAGATGCTTTGCCCCTGCTTGAAGATTTAGGCATTCAAGCAGAAATGCCTCGATTTTTAGAGAAGGGACAAAAACAGATGAGCACTAGTGATGCCAATAAGAGCAGACTTGTTACAAAG ATAAGATGGGTAGTTGAGTCATCCAATGCCAGAATCAAAAGGTGGCGATATTTGGACCGTACCCTCCCTACAAATCAGATCCCTTTCGTTGGAGATTATGTCAGAATTGTATGCGCCTTGTCAAATAAATTCTTCCCACCTCTGAGCAAAAGTTACAGTATAGAGGAAGACGAGGCAGACGCAGCTAAAATGCTTTATCCGTCTAAACAG GTAAATAATCTCCAACGATTGGTTGAAGATAATGGTCTAAACAGAAGGCCAACTCAGTGGCAGCCAGTCCCCGAGTGTGGAATAGAGAACTTCCCCACCCTGGACGAGGAGCAGTTACGGAACTTGACTTGCGGGACCTATCAACTGAAGCTTTCTCGCAGCTATATCCAAGAGCATATTGATGGGGACTGTGACATTTGGTTCCATAAGGATAATGACAGGCTACTGCGGGTAAAGATTCAGAGTCGCCACACATCATCAAAACAGTACTTGGTCTGTATTGAGTTCTCTGACTGTTCGGTAGATGCATGGTACTGTACATGCAGGGCAGGTGCCAGAGTAGTGGGTATGTGCTCCCATATAGCGGCCATCATTTGGTACCTGTCAAAAAGAAGACATGAGGGAGGGAAGTACGGTGTGCGTGATTGGGGTGAGCATGTTCTTGATGCAGCAGACATTCCACCTCCCGTTGATGAGTCTGACAGTGATGCGAGCAGTTGTGACAGTGTACCCGAGGAATGA